From the Actinomadura luzonensis genome, the window GGGTGCTCTTCAGCTCGACCCCGGCCCCCTTGAACGCCTTGACGAGCTGCTGCACCGAGTCGGGGTTGACCGGGTGGCCGAAGGCCGCGGCCACCTCGTCGGCGAGGGCCTGCAGCTTGGCCGGCCGCATGCCGTGCACCGGGCGCGGCCCGAGCAGGTCGGTCAGCAGGGCGTCGTGCACGTCGCGGCGCCAGGGCATGCCCGCGTGCGCCATCTCGGCGGCGACCAGCGCCCCCGCCGACTCGGCGGCCACCAGCAGCCGGAAGCGGCCCGGCTCGGGCAGCGCCGCGACGCGCCGGAGCTGGTCGGCCAGCACCTCGGCGACGGCCCCTGCGGGCAGCGGCTCGGGCGCGAACAACGTGCCCGGCGCGCTCGGCGCCTCCTCGGGCACGGGCAGCCCGTGCAGCCGGGCGTGGGCGGCCCTGGCCGAGCGGCTCTCGCCGTGGCGGCCCTCGTGGGCCAGCAGCAGGCCCTCGGTCAGCGCGAGGTCGTGGCAGCGCCCGACCCGCACGCCGGCCTCCAGCAGCGCGGGGTAGGTGTCGCGGGCGTCGGCCCACACCCACCGGGGCCGCTCGGCCGCCTCGATCTCCCGCACGGCCGCCGCCAGGTCGGCGGGACGGCTCGCGGCGCCCCCGACCGGGAGCACCGTCTCTCCGGCGACCACGACATACACGTGGTCAAGGGTGCCAAACGGCTACGACAGATCGATGCGCACCTCGTCCTCGACGGGCGGCTCCAGCTCCTGGGCGAGGCAGCCGGTGACCGCGAGGCACCGCAGCGTCAGCTCGCGCGGGGTGACGGAGGCGTGCAGGAAGTGCTTGAAGAACGGCGGCGTGTCCCAGTCGGACAGCTCCGACAGGAACCGGTGGTTGACCTTGCCCACGGGCAGCCGCAGCGGCCACGGCCAGGAGCCGAGCAGCCGGGCCGCCCACCGCATGCGGGCGGTGATCTCGACCGGGCCGTCCGGCGTGCGCACCGGCTTGTTGCCGATCTGCTCGGCCATGATGCACGCCGCCTCGCGGGGCTGGAGGCACATCCACGGCATGCGCAGCCGGCGGGCGTAGAGCTGGCTGTAGAACGACAGGGAGTCGCCGCGCAGCGGGTAGCACCGGAAGTCGTCCTCGGCCACCCCCGCCACGTCCACCCGGTCGATGGTGTGGGTGGCGTGCATGAACGCGCCGCCGCCGCCCGAGACGAGGTACTGGATGACCCGGTCGCCCACCCGGACCGGGTAGCGCTGGTAGTTGTGCACGTCGCCGCCGACGGCCGCGACGTAGCGGTGGGCCGGGTCGCGCACGATGTCGTCGATCGTGCCGCCCTCGGCGAGCTGGGACGGTTTGTAGGCGTTGTTGACGTAGATGGGCTTGCCGGTCACCAGGATCTTGGGGCGCGGGTCGCGGGAGACGCGGCGCAGCCAGGCGGTCTGGCCCGGGTCGATGACGTTCTTGATGCCGGTGTCGACGCCGACGATCAGCAGGCTGCCGGTCTCGATCGCCCAGTAGGGGCCCGGCTGCGCCGCCTGCTGCGACGGCCTGCCGCGTAAGGCGCGGGCCTCGGCGAGCCGGGTCTCGTCGATGGTCTCGGGCTTGCGCCAGAGCAGCCCGCGCAGGCCCCGGTCGGGCTGCGGCTTGAGCGGCGGCGCGGCGCAGAAGACGCGCATGAAGCCGCCGAGGCCGTCGTACCAGTCGTGGTTGCCGGGGATCGCGTAGATCGGGGCGTCGTAGTCCTGGTACGGGCGGAAGAACTTGGCGCCGTACTCGTTGCCGGACCCGGTCGGGTAGATGACGTCGCTGGCGATGACGGCGAAAGCGGTGCCCGCGCCCGCTTTCAGCATCGGCGGGACGACCGCGTACTGCGAGGCGTCGCCCTCGCCGGTGTCGCCGAGCAGCAGGAAGTCGAAGCTCTCCCCGACCGGCGGCCTGATGCGGAACTCCGGGTCCGCCCCGCGCGCCTCCTGCTCGGCCACCCACCGCGCCCGCACCTCGCCCGACGGGTCGCCGAACAGCCCGGCCAGGATCTCGTTGCGCGAGCGCCACAGCGTGGCCGCGTTCAGCCAGGTGAAGCCGCGATCGTCGGGCCGGAGCGCGGCGAACGCGCCGACCTGGGTGCAGGCCCAGCCCGCCCCCGCCTCCGACTCCCGAGAGGAGACCCCGTTCCCGTGCCCGGCCGCCGCTTCCGCCATGCCCACATCTTTGCCGTGATCTACCTTTCGCGCGACCCGAACGCTCCGTGCCGTAAAGAACACAGATGGTTCCCGATGGTGTACCCTCACCTCCCCAAGCAAGCGGTTGGGACCGCCGAGGGGAGGCTCCCATGACGCGTAACGGCCCGGACGACGCGACCCGTAAGGGAAGCGTGGAGACGGCCGAGATCGAGGGCCTGCTCGCCTTCGCCGCCACCAGGCGGGGCAAGGCGCGGCTGAACGTCATGAGCGAGGCGATCGCCAAGTGCAGGGCCCTCGTCCGCAAGTCCCCCGGTCAGCACGAGGTCCTGCTCGCGCACTGCCTCCGCACGTCGTCGCGGATGCTGCTCGACGAACGCCGGCTCACCCAGGCGCTGCCCGCGGCGCAGGAGGCGGTGGCGCTCACCCGGAGGTGCGGCGGCCCTCCGCTGGCCGCGGCGCTGATGTGCCTCGGCAACGTCCTGGAGGCGCTCAACCGGTTCAGCGAGGCCGCCGCCGCCATGGCCGAGGCGGACGCCGTCATCGGCAAATCGGACTAACCCCGGAGCCAGGCTCAGGGGACCAGGACGCCCGGATTGAGTATCCCGGCCGGGTCCAGGCGGGCCTTGACCGCCCGCAGCACCTCGGCGCCCAGCGGCCCGATCTCGGCGGCGTAGGCGTCGCGGTGGTCGCGGCCCACCCCGTGGTGGTGCGAGATGGTCCCGCCGGCCGCCACGACGGCCGCGTTCACCTCGGCCTTGGCCCGCTCCCACTGCGCCACCGGGTCGCCGTCCTGCGCCGTCACGACGGTGAAGTAGAGGGAGGCGCCGGTCTCGTACACGTGCGAGATGTGGCACATCACCAGCGGTGAGCCGAGCGCGCCGAGCAGGGCGAGGCGGACCGCGTCGTAGAGCCGGGGCAGGTTCGCCCAGAAGCCGGCGGTCTCCAGCGTCTCGACGGTGGCCCCGGCGGCGAGCAGCGAGTCCCGCAGGTACGGGGCCGAGAAGCGGCCGTGCTCCCACGCCCGGCCCGGCCCCTCGCCCAGCGGCTCGCCGCCGAGCCGCGCCAGCACCGCCCCGGCGGCCTCCCGCCGCCGGGCGACGTCCCCGCCCGCGCCCTCGTAGCCCGCCACGAGCAGGCACCCCGGGCCGCCGGAGCCACCCGAGCCGCCGGAATCGCCGGAACCGCCCGGCCCGCCGGAACCGCCCGAGCCGCCCGAGCCGCCCGAGCCGCCCGAGCCGATCGCGTCCGGCTCGGCCAGGCCGATCATCGTCTCGGTCTCGTCCGACAGGCGCAGCACCGTGGGCGCCGGCCCCTCCTGGGCGAGCGTCCGCACGGCCGCGGACCCGGCCGCCCACGACGGGAAGCGCCACCCCTCGTAGGCGCGCTCGGCGGGGGCCCGCCGCACGCGCAGCCGCAGCGCGGTGATGACGCCGAACGCGCCCTCCGAGCCCAGCACGAGCTGCCGCAGGTCGGGCCCGGCCGCCGACTTGGGGGCGCGGCCGAGCTCGAGGGTGCCGGCGGGCGTGGCCAGGGTGAGCCCGGCGACCATGTCGTCGAAGCGGCCGTACCCGGCCGAGGCCTGGCCGCTGGAGCGGGCCGCGGCGAAGCCGCCGAGCGTGGCGTACTCGAAGGACTGGGGGAAGTGCCCGAGGGTCAGCCCGTGCGCGGCGAGCAGCCGCTCGGCCTCCGGCGCGCGCACCCCCGGCTCGAACTCGGCGAGCATCGACTCCGCGTCCACGGATCGCAGCCGGTCGAGCCGGGCCAGGTCGAGCGCGACCACCCCGGCGAAGCCGGTCCTGGCGGCCGCGAGCCCGCCCACCACCGAGGTGCCGCCGCCGAAGGGCACGACCGCGACGCGCTCGCGCGAGCACAGCTCCAGCAGCGCGGCGACCTCCTCGTGGGTGCCGGGCAGCACGACCGCGTCGGGCGCGTCGGAGCCGTCGCCCGCCCGCATGCGCAGCAGGTCGGGGATGGACTTGCCGCGCGTGTGGCGGACCCGGGCCTCGTGCCCGGTCCGCACCTGTTCCTCCCCGACGACGGCCGCCAGGGCCGCGAGGTGGTCCGGGGTGAGCGCGACCGGCGGCAGGCGCACCGACTCCAGCGCGACCGCCCCCGCGCCGGGGGCCCGCACGCCCAGGAGGTCGCGCAGCAGGCCGCGCACCTGCGCGGGCAGCTCGCGCGCCCGGGCGGGGTCGCCCCAGCCGCACCACAGCATCGGTTCTCGGGTCATGCGTACACTGTGACACATGGCGTCTATTCGTCACAATGACGGCGTTCTGGACGCCGCCCGGGACTGCGTGCTGGCCTACGGCGTCCGCAGGACGACGCTCACGGACGTGGCGCGCCGCGCGGGGGTGTCCAGGATGACGCTCTACCGCCGCTGGCCCGACGTGCGCACGCTGGTCGCCGACCTGATGACCAGGGAGTGGGTGCGGGTGCTGGCGGGGCTGGACGCCGCCGCCGACCCGGTGCGGGCGGTCGTCGAGGGCGTCCGCGCGCTGCGCGCCCACCCGCTCTGGCGCAAGATCGTCGAGACCGACCCCGACCTGCTGCTGCCGTACCTGCTGGACCGGCGCGGCGCCACCCACGAGGCCGTGCTGGAGCTGCTGGAGCCGGTCGTCGGCGACGCGCGGCGGGCCAGGGCGGTGCTGCTGGTGGCGCAGTCGTTCCTGCTGTCGGCGCCCACCATGACCGGCCCCGCCACGGGAGCCCCCGCCGGGCCCGGCACCGTCACCCTGGACGAGCTCGACGCCGAGCTCGCCGCCCTGCTGGAGGCCTATCTTGGACAGCTCGCTCAACGCCGCCCGCCGCTCACGTGAGCTGCGCCTGGTCGCCGAGGAACGGCTCGACGTGCTCGTGGTCGGGCTCGGCGCGACCGGCGCGGGGGCCGCGCTGGACGCCGCCGCGCGCGGCCTGCGCGTGGCCGCGATCGACGCGCACGACCTCGCCTTCGGCACTTCGCGCTGGAGCTCCAAGCTGATCCACGGCGGACTGCGCTACCTGGCCAAGGGGCAGGTCGGCGTGGCCCGCGAGAGCGCGGAGGAGCGCGGCGTCCTGCTCCGCGTGACGGCTCCGCACCTGGTCAGGGCGCACCCGTACGCGCTGCCGCTGACCCCTGCCGTCACCCGCCGCCAGGCCGCCCTGGCGATGACCGGCTACCGGCTCGGCGACGCGCTGCGGGCCGCCGCCCGCCCCGCGCCGGCTGCTGCCCGGCCCGGCGCGGCTGGACGCGGCCAGGGCGCGCACGCTGGTCCCGTTCGCGCCCGCCGCCGACCTGCGCGGCGCCCTGCTGTCGTGGGACGGCCGGCTGCTCGACGACGCCCGCCTGGTGGTGGCGATCGCCAGGACCGCCGCCGCGCGCGGCGCCCGCGTCCTGACCCGCTGCCGCGCGCTGCGCCTCACCCCCGGGGGCGCCGTCGCGCGGGACGAGCTGACCGGCGAGGAGTTCGAGATCCGCGCCCGCACGGTGATCAACGCCACCGGCGTGTGGGCGGGCGCCCTGGACCCCCGGGTGCGGCTGCGCCCGTCCCGGGGCACGCACCTGGTGCTGCGGCCCGGCACGCTGCCCGGCCTGATCGCCGGCCTGCACCTGCCGCTGCCGGGCGAGAACAACCGGTTCGCCCTGGTCCTCCCCCAGCACGACGGCCGCGTGCACGTCGGCCTGACCGACGAGCCGGTGGACGGCCCGGTGCCCGACGTTCCCGAGGCGCCCGAGAAGGACGTCACAACGCTCCTGGAGGTGCTGAACGAGGTTCTCGGGACCCGGGTGACCAGAGAGGCGGTCGCGGGCGCGTACGCGGGCCTCAGGCCCCTTCTGGCCGCCGATGGGCGCACGGCCGACCTGTCCCGGCGGCACGCGGTGCTGTCGGAGGGCGGCCTGGTCACCGTGGTGGGCGGAAAACTCACGACATACCGGCGCATGGCGGAGGACGCCGTGGACCGCGCGGTTTCGTGCGGGAACCTGCGGGCAGGACGTTGTCTCACCCGGCGCATCCCGCTCGTGGGGGCGGAGCCCCGGCCGTCCGGGCCGCCGGCGGGCGTGCCGGCCCGCCTCGCGGAGCGGTACGGCAGCGAGGCCGCCGCCGTGCACGAGCTCGTGCGGGCGTACCCGGAGGAGGTCGGGCCCGGCGTGACCGAGGGCGAGCTCCTGTGGTCGGTCCGGCACGAGGGCGCGCTGGACGAGGGCGACCTGCTGGACAGGCGGACCAGGATCGGCCTGGTCGAAGAGGACAGGGAGCGCGCTCTGCCCGCGACACGTGACGTGCTGGCGCGAATCACCCGCCTCTAAACCCGCTTATCCGTTAGGTTAGTCTTACCTAATTCAACGGCGAAGAGGGGGGACAGGCGTTGGCGAAGGGCTGCGATCATCCGCTCGGGTGCCACAGCGGGGAGGTGCCCACGCTCGCCAGCGCCACCGCGGGGGCCCGGCTGTGGCTGCTGATCGAGTATCCCGGCCCGTGGCCCTCCCACCTCGAAAGCTTCGAACTTCCTGAAGAAATCTCGGAACTGGTCCGCCGGGCGCTCGAACGCGGTATCAGGCCCCAGCTCATCCGCCGCCCCGGCCGCCGGACCCGTCCGCGGGACCAGGGCCTCCGTGTGCTACTCGCGCACGCGGCAGGAGAGCGTCCCTGGCTCGCGAGCGGCGTCGTCGCAGGTCCCGAAGATCTTGACCTGGACGCGCTGGTGGCCGGAGTGGTCCCGGAGTCCTGCATACTTGAAGACGAGCCGGTATTTCTGGTCTGCACGCACGCCAAGCGCAATGTGTGCTGCGCCCGCATTGGACTACCCCTCGCCCGGTCCCTGGCCGAATTTCTGCCGGACAGAGTGTGGGAAACGTCACACGTTGGCGGCGATCGCTACGCCGCCAACCTCGTGTGCTTGCCACACGGAATTTTCTACGGCAGCATGTCTCAGGCTGCTGCACTGGCAGCGGCTAACGCGTACCGGTCGGGCGAGGTCATTCTCGACCGCTACCGGGGACGCGCAGGCATCCCTGAGCCATTGCAGGCCGTCGAGCACTTCGCCCGAGCCCATACGGGAGAGCGCTCCGTCGGCGCGGTGGCCGTGGAATCCTCCAGGTCGGACGGTGACGTCACCGAAGCCATCGTGCGCTGCGGCGACGTCCGGATCCAGGTTGTGGTTGAGCCATCGGCGTTCACAGCGCCGTGTGGCACGGCTTGCGCCGAGACGATCACCACCTACCGGCTGGTTTCGCTGGACAGGCTCACGCCTGTGCGGTACGCCACGCCTGTCCTCGCCTGACTTGGGAACATCACGGCCCGAGGTTGCGTTGGAACAGTGACGCCAAAAGCGTCCAATGCGGCTCAATTACCGAAATACCTCTCACGAAGGTGGTTTTCTCATGTCTCAGGTACGTCGGCAGCTCGCCCGCCCGCGCCCCAGCTGGGGTTGGCAGGATGATGCCGCGTGCCGGGGTGAGGACCTCGTGCTCTTCTTCGGCCCCGACGGGGAGCGGCAGCCCGAGCGTGACGTACGTGAGCGGAAGGCCAAGGCGATCTGCGCCCAGTGCCCTGTCCGCAACGAGTGCCTTGACTACGCGCTGTCCCGGCCGGAGAAGTACGGCACGTGGGGCGGTCTCAACGAGGACGAGCGCGCCAGCGAGCGTCGCCGTCGCATGCGCCGCGCGGCCAGCGCCGGCATCTCCGCCGCCTGACACACCCGGCAGCAACACACACCATCATCGCGTGATCACGCAGTTGTCCCGATGAACCGGAGCCTGGCACCCCACGCTCAGGCTCTGGCGAACCCGGTCGGGACAACTGCCTGATCAGGCCCATACAGACGAACCCGACGCACGGCGGCCACCCCACGTCGCCGTGCGTTCGCCATCCCGTCACACGGCGGCCCTAGCGTGCCCGCCATGAGAAGCATCACCCTCCTGATGTGCGCCGGCGCGGCGGCCCTGTCCCTCGCCGCCCCCGCAGCAGCAGCAGCAGCGAATCCCACCACGGGTCCCACCGCTGGTGCGGCCGCCGATCGCGGGCGGCCCGGCTGGCCGGCCGCCTTCGGGCAGGCCACGCTGACCGGCTTCGCCGCGCTCCCCGCGCAGACCTACGTCCCCGGCAGCGAGCCGTCCGGCTCCGCGCTCGGCACCGCGCCCGTCAACGGGATCACCCCGCCCTTCCCCGGCCAGCCCGTGCAGGGCTTCAGCGGCATCGTGCGGCGCGGCGACGGCACCTACGAGGTGCTGTCCGACAACGGCTTCGGCAACAAGGCCAACAGCTCCGACTTCCTCCTCCGGGTGCACCACATCAAGCCCGACTTCCGCGACAAGTCGGTCAAGGTGCTCGGCGGGTTCAACCTGACCGACCCTCGCAAGCTGGTGCCCTTCGCCCTCACCCGCCAGGACCGCACGCTGACCGGCGCGGACTTCGACGTCGAGTCGATCGTGCGGACCCAGGACGGCACATACTGGATCGGCGACGAGTTCGGCCCCTACCTGCTGCACTTCGACCGCAAGGGCCGCCTCATGGACGCCCCGGTCGCGCTGCCCGGCGTCCGCGCGCCGGAGAACCCCGAACTGAACGGCGCCCAGCCGAACCTGGCCTCCAGCAAGGGCTTCGAGGGCATGGCGCGCGGCGTCGACGGCCGCCACCTCTACCCGCTGCTCGAAGGCACGGTCGCGGGCGACCCCGAGGGAACGCTGCGGATGAACGAGTTCGACCTGCGCACCCGGTCCTACACCGGGCGGCGGTGGACGTACCGGCTGGACTCGCCCGCGCACGCCATCGGCGACGCCGTCGCCGTGGACGCCGACCGCTTCCTCGTCATCGAGCGCGACAACGCGCAGGGCGACGCCGCCCAGGTCAAGCGCGTCTACCTGGCCGACCGGCGGGACCGCGACGGCGACGGCACCCTGGACAAGACCCTGGTCGCGGACCTGCTGAACCTCGCCGACCCGCGCGGCCTCGCCGGCGCCCCCGGCACCTTCCGCTTCCCGTTCCAGACGATCGAGGACGTCGCCGTCCTGGACGACCGCACGCTGGCCGTCCTCGACGACAACAACTTCCCCTTCTCGAACGGCCGCACGGCGGGCAGGCCGGACGACAACGAGTTCATCACCGTCCGCCTGGCGCGCGGCCTCCAGGCCGACCCCCGCGTCCGCCGCTGAACGCGCGCGGCCGGCGCCCCCCGTGGCGGGGCGCCGGCCGCGCGCGTTAGAGTGCCCGGATGGCACGTTCCCAGCGCGCTCCCGTGACCGCCGACGACCTGGAGCGGGTCGTCCGGATGGCCGTGGACGTGCTCGCCGCCGCGCCCGCGCACGCGTGGGACGCCAAGGCGGGCTCTCTGGAGTGGACCTGCCGCGAGACCGCCGGCCACCTGGCCGACGACTTGTTCGCCTACGCCGCCCAGCTCGGCCCGCGCCGGCCGCCCACCGACCGCTATGTCCCCTTCGCGGTGAGCGGCGCCCGGGAGGGCGGGCCCGTGGAGACCGTCCGGGCGCGCCCCGAGGAGGGCCCGGACGGCGTGCTGCAGGTGGTGGAGGCGTGCGGCGCGCTGCTGGTCGCGATGGTCAGGACGGCCCCGCCGCACGTGCTCGCCTATCACGGGTTCGGCAACGCCGACCCCGAGGGCTTCGCCGCGATGGGGCTCGTGGAGACCCTCGTCCACACCCATGACCTGGCCGAGGGCCTGGGCCTGGCGTGGGACCCGCCGGCGGACGTGTGCGCCCGGGTGCTCGACCGGCTCTTCCCCGGCGCGCCCATCGACGCCGGGCCCTGGCCGGCCCTGCTGTGGGCGACGGGCCGCCGCGCGCTCCCCGGGCGCCCGCGCCTGACGGAATGGCGCTGGTACAGCGCGCCCAGGGACTGAACCTCAGACGATGAGGTCGTCGAACTCCCCGTCCTTGGCGCCGAGGACGAAAGCGGCGATCTCCGCCGGGGTGTAGACCAGCGCCGGCCCTTCGGGAAAGCGTGAGTTGCGCATGGCGATCTCCCCGTTGGGCAGGGACGCCACCTCGACGCAGTTGCCGTTGGGGTTGCTCCGCTTGCTCTTGCGCCAGACGACGGGAAGGCGGCCGGCGGGGGTTCCGTTCCGGAACTCGTGCATGGGGGCAGCTCCTCGCGATCTTACGGATGCACGTGCATCCGCGTTTGCGAGCTGACAATACGGCAGCGTGCTGACCTCCATATACCGGACGACCAAAAATCCCGGTATGTAGTGGATCACACGGACATCAGACCATCAGGAGAGGAGGCGCTCCAGGAAACGCCGCGTCTCCTTCGGCGTCTCGGCCTGGACGCTGAGCCGGTCCATGACCTCCATGTAGTGGTCGGAGTCGGCGGGTTTGTCCAGGTAGAGAGCGCTGGTGAGCTGCTCCATGTAGACCACGTCGGGCAGCTCGCGCTCGGGGAAGCGCAGGATGCTGAACGGGCCGCCGGCCGCCGCGTGCCCGCCCCGGTCGAACGGCATGACCTGGACGGTGACGTTGCGCTCGGCCGTGACGTCCAGCAGGTGCGCGATCTGGGCGCGCATGGTGGCGGGGCCGCCGAGCGTGCGGCGCACCACCGCCTCGTCGATGACCGCCCACAGGGTGAGCCCGGCCTCCAGCCGGTTCTGCCGGGTGGTGCGGAGGGCGACCCGCCGGTCCAGCTCGTTCCTGGCGGCCTTCTCGTGGGCCAGCTCGATGACCGCCCTGGCGTAGTCGGGGGTCTGCAGCAGGCCGGGCACGAACTGGTTCTCGTAAGTGCGGATGCTGGAGGCGGCGCCCTCCAGGCCGATGTAGACCTCGAACCAGGCGGGCAGCACGTCGCCGTACTTGTGCCACCAGCCGGGGGCGTTGGCCTGCTTGGCGAGGTCGAGGAGCTGCTGGCGCTCGGCGGCGTCGGTGACGCCGTAGAGGGTGAGCAGATCGGCCACGTCACGCTGCTTGAAGCTGACCTGGCCGAGCTCCAGCCGGCTGATCTTGGCGTGAGATGCGCGAATCGAGTACCCGGCGTCCTCCCGCGAGATACCCTTCTCCGTACGGAGCCTGCGGAGCTGCGTCCCGAGCAGGATCCGCAGCACCGTCGGGCTTCCCGGCGCGTAGCTGAGAAGTTTCCCTTCCGCGCTCTCTGCGCTCACCGTACCGCTCCTAGATCATCTGCACGTGCAGATGCGATCAGCATCCGTAAACTACGAAAAGTCTTGCATTGGTAAGCACTCCCCGTAAAGATGGGCATTGGATCACCAGACCGCGCTTCGGGGGCCAGAATGACGACTTTCGACGCTCGGCCGCAAGCCGCCATCGGTTCCCGGCCACCAAATTGGCTTTTCGCCATTCTGGTGGACGGCGGCGCCAGTGAGTGCGACGCGGTGTTCCCCTTCGCCGAGCGCACCGCGCTCGAACCGGCCTGCGTGGCCACCGCGCGGCGCTTCGTCGACCAGACCTTGACCTCGTGGGGCGTGAGCGAGGTCGCCTTCGACGCCCAGCTCGTCGTCTCCGAGCTGGTCACCAACGCGATCAGGCACGGCGGCGGCGCCGCGCAGCTCCGGCTGCTGTGCCACGGCCCGGAGCTGGCGTGCGTGGTGACCGACCACAGCCGCACCGCGCCGGTGGCCGCCGCGCCCGACGTCTTCTCCGAGTACGGGCGGGGGCTGCGGCTGGTCGACGCGCTGTGCAGCGGCTGGGGCTGGCTGTCGGCCGGCGCCGCCCGCAAGCTCGTCTGGGCCGTCCTCGCCGGCTGACCGAGCGGACTGTCGGGCGGGGTACCAGGCGGGCTGAGCGCCGGCGGGTCAGGCGGCGCCCAGCAGGTCCAGCACGTCCTCGTCGCTGAGCTGCTCGAAGTGCTCGTACCACTGCCCCACCGCCCGGAAGTCGACCGGCGTCAGCAACGCCACCACCTCGTCGGCCTCCTGCCGCAGGGCCTCCACCGTGCCCCGCGCCCCGACCGGCACGGCCAGCGTCACCCTGGCGGGCTTGGCCGCGGCCACCGCCCGCAGCGCCGCCCGCGCGGTGCCGCCCGTCGCCAGGCCGTCGTCCACGACGATCACCTCGCGGCCCTCCAGGGGCGGCAGCGCCCGCTCGCCCCGGTAGGCGCGCACCCGGCGGGCCAGCTCGCGCCGCTCCTCCTCCACCACCCCCGCGACCGACTCCGGCGTCAGGCCGAGCCGGTGCAGCAGCGCCAGGTCGAACACCGGCTCGCCGCCCTCCGCGATCGCCCCGACGCCCAGCTCGGGCTGCGGCGGGTAGCCGATCTTCCTGGTGACGAGCACGTCCAGGGGGGCGCCGAACCGGCGCGCGACGGGCACCGCCACCGCCACTCCCCCGCGCGGCAACGCGAGCACCACGGGGTCGCGGGCGTCCGGCAGCCGCTCGGCCAGGAGGGCCCCGGCCTCGGCCCGGTCTGCGAAGAGCTCCATGTCCTCTGCCTACCCACCAGGGCCCGCCCCTCGCGCGGGCGCCTGCCGTTGCGGACGTCCGGAACAGCGGGCCCGTCAGATCCCGATCCCGCCGCGCGGGGCCGGCCGGCGGCCCCGCGCGGCGGGCCGCGTCACGGGCGGTTGCGGCCGGAGCGGCGCATCTCCTTGGTGATGATCTTCCACTTGTTCTGCTGCTCCTTGCGGAGCCGCGCGTCCGTCCTGGACGCCATCCAGGCCGCCTCGCGCCGCAGCTTGCGCCAGCTCTCCAGGCGGCGCTCCGGCAGCTCGCCGCACTCCACGGCGGCCAGCACCGCGCAGCCCGGCTCGCCGTCGTGCCCGCAGTCGCCGAACCGGCACCGGCCGGCCAGCTCCTCGACGTCGGCGAAGACCAGGTCGACGCCCTGGCCCATGTCGTACAGGCCGATCCTGCGGATGCCGGGCGTGTCGATGACGAGCCCGCCGCCGCGCAACGGGATCAGCTCCCGATGCACG encodes:
- a CDS encoding helix-turn-helix domain-containing protein, whose product is MSAESAEGKLLSYAPGSPTVLRILLGTQLRRLRTEKGISREDAGYSIRASHAKISRLELGQVSFKQRDVADLLTLYGVTDAAERQQLLDLAKQANAPGWWHKYGDVLPAWFEVYIGLEGAASSIRTYENQFVPGLLQTPDYARAVIELAHEKAARNELDRRVALRTTRQNRLEAGLTLWAVIDEAVVRRTLGGPATMRAQIAHLLDVTAERNVTVQVMPFDRGGHAAAGGPFSILRFPERELPDVVYMEQLTSALYLDKPADSDHYMEVMDRLSVQAETPKETRRFLERLLS
- a CDS encoding ATP-binding protein translates to MDGGASECDAVFPFAERTALEPACVATARRFVDQTLTSWGVSEVAFDAQLVVSELVTNAIRHGGGAAQLRLLCHGPELACVVTDHSRTAPVAAAPDVFSEYGRGLRLVDALCSGWGWLSAGAARKLVWAVLAG
- a CDS encoding phosphoribosyltransferase, translating into MELFADRAEAGALLAERLPDARDPVVLALPRGGVAVAVPVARRFGAPLDVLVTRKIGYPPQPELGVGAIAEGGEPVFDLALLHRLGLTPESVAGVVEEERRELARRVRAYRGERALPPLEGREVIVVDDGLATGGTARAALRAVAAAKPARVTLAVPVGARGTVEALRQEADEVVALLTPVDFRAVGQWYEHFEQLSDEDVLDLLGAA